The genomic window GTTTTCTGGGAACTGACACAGAGCTGGCAGCATAAAGGATCCCACAGTATGAATCCATGATTCACAGAGAACATGAGGGCTGTTCACCCTTTTTGTACGGTGTGAGGTTGGGACTGCCTCATCTTAAGAGCATTATGGCTTTTCATTTATAGTCGTCATAGCTATAGGCGTACCGTACGACAGGGCATACGTTATCTGCGCTATTGCACAACCAGGGCTGAGAACCTTCGTGTCAATGTAGCAACTTATGAAACGGGGAAAAAAGAGCAGAGAACGAGTGTAGATAGATTCTGTAGACAGACGGATACAGACAGAGCAACCCTCacaaaaattaaatgtttgcggcatatttgcagcaaacttgtgggtgatttgtgaggaacaaatgagttcactagaaaatatcGCTAGAAGTTTGCCAGTGTTTGGCCGCTAGAGGCAAACTTCCCAGGAAAGTTTTGGCAACAATGACAGTACCTAAAGTTTTGGCAACAAGGACAGTACCTAAATCCAAGCTCCTGCATTCTACGCCGTACTGTCCTCTCCGACGAATTGAGCAGGCTCGCGATTTTTGTTGCGGTCATTCCTAACTGCACATAGGCTGTAATTGTCTCGGCAGGGATATCCTGCCTGGGCCGGCCTCGTGTGATACAAGGGGACTCTAGGGCCACTACGGCCTCGTCTTGGACCGATCTGGCTGCCATCTTGCCGTCAACCAACAGCGTTTATTGATGTAAAGCTAAATCATGATCATGGTAGGCGCATTTAATTTGTCGTCACCAGAGCACCACCCACATACATCTCATTAACAATGCAGCTCATTTGCATGTTGTGAActtgaaaataaaaatgaaaatcgagaaatggaaaataaatcgcAAGCAGGTGtcagttttcattttatttatcattttGGCATACATTGTGCGCATTGTCAGGAAAAGGCAAAGTCAAAGTGaagtttgcattttcattttccaactaacattttcatttttggcaGTAATATACCAGGATggtaatgaaaatgaaatgacaaatagacgttttcaatttatttttatttttgtcacaAATGTATCGTGTTTATCAGGAAAATTAAAAGCCAAATGtatatatttaattttatttttaaatttggcAGGATAATTGCACTGACACTTTGAAAATTAAATGGCAAAACgagtttttcattttaatttcactgttttcattttaattgtATTAATGGCAGGAAAACCCCCCCATACaccaataatggcaaacttccagtgaacttctggtAACAAACCTaatttgctgcaacattgcCAAAAGTTTGTGAGAAAAGCACAAACTGTTTGTGAGAAAGCAACTGTTTGTGAGAAACCTGCATTtctgagaaaaaagagagacagagacagagagagagaaagagagatagctGTGCCAGCCTGAGGTGGTGGAGAAACAGGTTTCAGTGGTATCAGCAGCCAGAAAAAGGACTgggtctcactcacacacacacacacgcacacacacacacacacacacacacacacacacacacacatgcacacaagcacacgcacagactGGGTCTCTGCTACAGGCgatgggctcacacacacaacacagcctcagaggatgggagagggagagtcagtcagtcaggcaATAAAAGAGCCTACAGCTAGCGCATCGCTACAGCTAGCGCATCGCTAATCCATGTTTGGCAGTTGGTGTTTACCACACTACTGGCTCATGAACTACATTATTtaatagagagaagagaaggcagAGTTCAAAGCAAAAGTGAGTGAtagaggaaaaataaaaaagacagagtggggggttggggttaaAGACTAGGGGTGTACCTGCTAATCTATGTTAGCAGCATGTGTCTAACCACACTCTACTGTTAAGGCTAACAGTAACCTTTTTTCTCTTTAGGCAGGGTTATTATCAGGGATGCTGTGTGCAATAGGCCTACCGCTGCCTCATGAACTCGACTCACGGACCCTCCATCCCACCTTTATTACCAGAAAGACCTagaggaatcttatagtattttgggacacaATAATGTTATCGGAATACTAGAGATAtaataggaatcttatagtattttgggacacaTGATAACATTATCGGAATACTACAGAtattataggaatcttatagtatttcgAAATAGACAGAAAGGATATTCTAGAGGTATTACGGAACATCACAGAAGTACTACACTCTACCATAGAACTACTATAGAAATTGCACTGCTAGCTCTTTTTTCGTAAGGGCagtcatttggacaactttccATCTACCTGAACATCCCATCTACACTGTCCATTCATCAAACGGCTTATGTCTACAGGATATGGGATTACCCTAGAACTAACTTCTCGCCAATCCATGGGCAACTGCCTAATGACCACTGATATGATGATAATGATAGATGATGACTGCCTAATGATCCACAACTGCCTAATGACCTAGATTtactgagagagtgagaagaactaagaaaagagagagagtaaagcgacagagagagaaaaaaaggtgaAGAAGACACAGGAGTCTACCCCACAGCTAGACTCATGTAACCACTGGTGATTGGTAGGGGATTAGATGGAATGAAAGGATTGAGTCATCGATGCCCTGAACAACAGAACAGATAGATCATGTCACAGTGACAAAGAGTTGAGATGACGGGTGAGCGTCTGATCTGGATCTGTAGCTTTGTAATCAGCCAGCTACACAGGCCTAGAGGGGATAACAAGACGAGCGGGGCACATCACACAAGAGAAAGGCACGGGGCAGGGGTGGGGTGGCTGCAGGCGCAGGTGcaggatggaggggggggggtaaagggcCCTTGGGTGACAAACAGGTTACAGGGTTCCTCCGTTGCATGAATCAAACAGCCCATCCATCCACCCTTCTAACCttgttacatatatatatatatatatatatatatatatatatatcttgacATACTGGCTGTCTGTAGTCATGTCTGTAGTCATGTCCAAAcagcatgcatgtatgtatgcatgtatatgtgtgtccgtatatgtatatatgtatttctaaaacggatagttccggtccttgaatatgattggctgaatcgcgtttgatgctgttgtaaaatccagcacaaacatacaccatgatcgcatttcgttctatactACTGCGCTACTACAACTTCATAGAAAAGTTAGAGTGGCTGatctcgacgttgcttggcaaccatacagatagaggaaatatactTATTGGCGGACGAATGATTATCTGTGAATAAATAATTTTATTTCTCGTTGTTGTGCCTTTATTTCATGaaatcttgccagatatgcATGTATGTGGTAAACATTTTAGAACACTGGAGTCCATAGGTTACACCGATTTTAGAACACCTAAGGGGGCTGTAGCCGTTCTCCCAGTCTTTACCACCGAGtctgtaggttacactgattttagaacacCTAAGGGTTTTAGGTCCAATTGCGCGTCGAGCCTAACAATGGCCCTTAGCTGTTATAAAATCAGTGTAAACTACGGCCTCTCAGGGCTTAATGCTACCGGTACACTACACTACAGGTACAAGTACACTACCGGTAAAAAGCTTGGGGTCCCCTAGAAAATtctattccactccattatagacagaataccagctgtgATTAGttgcactgttttttttttttttttttaaatcagggcagcagttttgtttgttttgtttacagttATGTAGCACTCTGCTatcctggaaatccagagttctcgcgagattACCAGGGTcgggattttccaggctaacaCTCTGCACTGTGGACCAAACAAAATATGAAGAGAAGTTACCAGTTTTTTTCTTGGCAGGGCTCTTGGTGATGACGGCATTGTTGTCCTGACTCTTGTTGGCGCGGTGcttgtgctgttgttgtttgtgttgttgttgttgttgtttttgttgttgttgtttctgtTGTTTACTGGTGGACGGCTTCTGCCGGAGCACCTTGTCCAGGTCGGACATGATCTTCAGCTGGTGACGTCGCTCGTACTCCTCCCGCGTGAAGTCGCCCCGCCTCTGGGGAGTGGACGGGGGTGTGGCCTGTGACCGCTGGACAGGGGGCGGGGCAAAGAAAGAGGAAGTGGGGAGGGACTGGGAGAGGCGGAGCTCGTCTGCAGACGACGCCCGACTGTGGGCGGAACAGGGGGGAAAAGGAAGGGGGGGAAAATATGAAGAAGGGTGATAAGAAACTACCAAAGATAaagaagttaaaaaaaaactaccAAAAGCAATTCATCACTTATCTAATAAAAATCTAATTATGACAGCAAACTTCATTATAAAACATAGACTCATTCAAGTCAATGGGGATTCTAATCACATTCTGATGAGTCATATAATAAATGCAACTAAAATGTAAAGAAAATTATATCAAACATGAAACAGGGATACAAAACACGTATCTGTTACTGTGATTTCTCGCCTATTAACAGAGGTTTACACATTGACTTTGCCAAATTTATTCAGATTGGAAGGTTAACACATGGGGGCATAGTGGTCTAAGGGGTTAGGCTGTCAATTGTAAGATTGCTGGTTTGAGTCCCAGATGATGCAAGGTACGTCATCTGCATAGTCTCAGTCCACccagctgtaaaatgtaacttaagtatagtataagtatatatactcttttgatcccgtgagggaaatttggtctctgcatttatcccaatccgtgaattagtgtaacacacacagcacacagtgaacacacagtgaggtgaagcacacactaatcctggcgcagtgaccagtaggccacggctgccccaagtatACACCGTATACACCGTATACACCTAAGTATACACcgtcaaataaataaacaaaaacaaaagcaacGTTGGCCTAGAAACACTGCAGACATGTCTGTGGAAATGCCTCTTTACTCTTGCATGTGATTCATGTTTATTTTCCTAACTTATTTACGAGAGCCCCGTTTTCACAAGGAgataatacagtttttctcaattgtttacacacaattACTGGTACTTGAGACACAATGACCACAACATGTAACTCGTGCACCAACGCCCTGAACCAATTCTGCTAAACTACAAGCACAATTCCTGCTTTACACTCAAACTGCAGTTCTAAAGCACACCTTTttcaaaacactacacacaatgtTCATTTTCCTAACTTATTTATGAGGGCCCCGTTTTCATAAGGAGATAATAATACTCTGACAGTTGACCTAGTTCTTCTCAGTGAGTATCTGCTATGCATCCACCAACAACGCCTTTAGCCTCAACACGTAATCTACTGAGGGCTTGCACACCACAAGGAATGTGTTAAGGTTACTGAAGCATGAATATGGCAGCCCTGAATTAGCAAACAcgttttatcacacacacacaaacacaaacacacacacacacacacacacacacacacacacacacacacacaaggaatgtGTTAAGGTTACTGAAGCGTGAATATGGCAGCCCTGAATTAGCAAACACGTtttatcacacaaacacaaacacacacacacacacacacacacacacacacacacacaaggaatgtGCTGAGGTTTCTGAAGCGTGAATATGGCAGCCCTGAATTAGCAAACACGTTTTATCACAATAAATATGATCAGGTTAATTGGAGTGTGAAAAGAACATGAGCTATTCAGTTTTGTGTTTCAATCTATGTaagtgtgtttttatgtttctGTTGTACATGCACGCGGTAacaggtgtatgtgtggtgttggtgcatgcatgcgtgtgtgtgtgtgtgtgtgcgtgagtgtgtgtgtgggtgtgtgcgtatgtgtgagagtgtgtgtatatgcgccTATGTACCTGTGGACACACAtctatgtgtgtttacatgtgtacacggtagtatttgtgtgtgtgtcagtgtgtatgtctgtgcatgagtatgtatgtatgaatgcacCTGCAGATGAATGTGCATCCATGcatctttgtatgtgtgcactgaatgtgcttatgtgtgtgtatgatgtcatgcatgcctgctgtgtgtgtgtgtgtgtgtgtgtgtgtgtgtgtgtttgtgtatgcttatgtgtgtgtgtgtgtgtgtgtgcgcgcgtgtttgAGTGCGTTggtgtgtgcctatgtgcatgcttctgtgagtgtgtgtgggtgtgtgtgtgggtgtgtgtgtgtgtgtgtgagtgtgtatgtgtgtgagtgtgtgtgagtgtgcgtgtgcatgtgcgtgtgtgagtgtgtgtgagtgtgcgtgtgtgtgtgtgcatgtatgtgtgtgagtgtgtgtgagtgtgtgtgcatgtgcgtgtgtgagtgtgtgtgtgtgtgtgtgcgtgtgcgtgtgcgtgtgtgagtgtgtgtgtgtgtgtgtgagaaggatacctgttctctctctcctgctcctggcggcgtctcctcatctcctcgGCTCTCCTCTGTTGTCTCTCCAGAAGAGCTGCTTTCCTCTGGGCCATCTCCTCCTCCGACAGGCcctcctcctacacacacacacacacacacacacacacacacaaacacacacacaaacacacatgcatacacgcacacgcacatgcatacacgcacacgcacatgcataaacacagatacacacataacacaaacacactcttagAAAGAGATCTGAAGTACATGCACATCTGCAATACGTATTTATGTAAagtccatgcacacacagtatcATTTAACATACTCAATCCAATTCTGACTGTAGTGATGATACATTGACCATATTACGTGTCTGATGATTATTGAATATAGAGGATGTTATGTATATAATAGACAATTGTTATATAGATGatgttatgttatatgtatATTAAAGATGATTGTTATATAGATGATGTTGTGTTATATATATTATAGATGATTGTTATTCTTATGTTATATAACATAATCTGTGCCCCTACTGGCTCTACCACTCTTACATTCTCATCTGCAGATGCCCTCAGGTGAAACAGGTGCACTATGAGAACAGATTGTAccatgactgacacacacacacacacacgcacacacatgcaaacacacacatgcacacacatacacacgcacacacacacacacacgtacgtacgcacacacacacacatacacacacacatgtacgcacacacacacacgtacgtacgcacacacacacacacacgtaagcacacacacacagacacacacgcacacttactctctttttctttctttctatttctctctcatgtacgcacacacatacactctctctcaaacacacatctgCTCCACAAATTTCTgtgccacacacatgcacatacacagatgtgaacactctgtctctctgcctcaccctgAAGAAGAACCCGACGCCTCCTTTGGTGTCTGACTCTGTCTGGTCACTCATGGAGTCGGACGAGAAGATCTCCGGCCCCAGCTCCTGATCCGTCTCCTCGCCGCCCCCTAGTGGCCCCTGCAGGGACGACAGCGCCTCCTCCAGCAGCTGCTCActatcctcccctcctccttctcctcctccttctccctctgtctccacctccacctctccgTCTGTCAGGCCGCCACTGATCATGAGGTCGCTGTCAAAGGAGCACTCGGACGGGGCCCCCGAGCTGCTGCCTCCCCCTACACTGCTCCCGCCGGCCACCGACCCTGGAGGTCTCGGGAAAGCAGCTCCGGTAGCAATAGCgctagcattagcattagcattagcaatAGCAATAGCGCTAGCATTAGCGCTAGCGTTAGCATTAGCGGTTGCTAAAGCTTGAGCAGCGGTAATGGTAGccggaggagcaggaggaggacccACGTCGAGCTCCAGGCTGAACATGGCCACGTGCTCGTCGCTCGAGCCCGACTCGGAGGTGCTTTCTTCGGGCTTGAGCGCATGGGAAGGTCCCTTGTGCGTGGGGGTCTGAGGCGTGGGGGTCTGCGGCCCGCCGAAGCGGAGCGAGGACGACGTCTGCACCTGGCACTTGCTGGGCGAGACGCGGCGCAGGTGCGGGAGCGTGTCGACGCTCTGCGGTGTCGTCAGGACACGGGCCAGCGGCGGGAAGCGTAGGTCGGAAGGACGCGCGGGCGCCCTCTGCCGACGGGGACTCTTGGGGACAGAGGACGAGGGGCTCTTGGGGACAGTGGACGAGGGGCTCTTGGGGACAGTGGACGAGGGGCTCTTGGGAGTCTTCCGGCCAGCGGAGGCAGAGCCGGTGGCGGTCGCCTGAGGGGACTTGGGCGCGGCACTGGGCAGAGCTTGGTGGTTGTGGGCGGACCGCGAGGGCGAGGACGGGGACATATCACGAGTGGACTCTCGAGACAGGCGAGGGACAGAGGCCGATGCCGATGCCGAGGCCGAGCCTTTGGGGCTGGCCGGTATGACCCAGGCCTTGCTAGGGGGCGGAGTCTTCCTGAAGGGAGTGGTCTTGGTGGGCGTGGTCTTCTTGGCCCCGCCCATGAGCTTCTGCTGTTGCTCCGTCAGCTTCTGCATGTCCTTTTGTAGCGCCTGCAGGGCGGAGCTCAGCTTGGTCACCGCGTCGTCGTATTGGCTCAGGGGTGCGGCCCCGCTCTCCTGCCCCTTCCTGGTCTCCACGGAGAAGGTCACCTGCTTCTCCAGCTTGGGTGCCGCCGCCCCACTGGGCGCCTTGCCGCTCCCActtcccacctcctcctctgtcgccttctctcctccttccctctctttctccttctcctctttcgCCGTCTCTTTGTCTtcatccttctccttctcctcctcgcgCTGCAGTTCCTCCTCCATGCGCGAGAGGCGCTCCTCCAGACTCATCGAAtccacttctcctcctcctcctcctcctcctccacctttctctcccccctctccctccccctgctCCCTCTTGAGCTGCAGGAAGGCCGTCTTGCCCAGGCGCTGGCGGTGGCGTGTGAAGATGGCCTCGATGCGCCTCTTCTGGGACTCGATGGCACGCCGCTTCTCCTCCAGCCGAGAGGCCAGCTCCCAGGCCTCCGCCTGCCCGGCGGGGCTGCTCACGCTCGGGCTGTCCTCGTCGCCgccatcctctcctcttcctcctcctcctcctcctcctctggggGCGGGGCGTCTGGGTGAGGAGGTCCCGGTCCCTTCGCGCTCGTCAGGCGTGGGCGCAGGCTCCGACGGAGTCATGGGCGACTCGGGCTGCCTCCGACGGCGCTCCGCGAAGCTGGTCATCGTGCGCGCCTTGCCTGGGGTGACGGGTGGCGAGGCGTTGTTGTGGCTTCCCGTTGTGGTCGAGGCTGCCGTCACCGTGACGACGACAGGAGGGGCGGTGCCTTCCGAGGGGGAGTCCACGCCCACCACCGGCCGGCGCAGCAGCATCGAGCGAGACGGGGCGGAGCAGCTGAGCCTCGACCCGCCCTTCATCTTCCCATTGCCCCTCCCACTTCCAGGCGCCTCCTCCTCGCTCCCCGGGTCGTCCTCGCCGGGCGAGTGCAGGTAGAAGCCCGCTGGCGCCCCCTCTGGCCTCTGCCGGACAGCCACACCGCCGTTGGGCGCGTGGATGATGTGCAGGGCCTCCTCGATGGTGGGCAGCTCTCCCATTTGTGCAGGGGGGATCATGTGACTCAGGTCCTCGGGCGGAGTGTAAGGGTGGTGGTGTGTCATCGCCGTGGACACGGCGGTCAGGCTGTCGGTGCTGACGGAGCGGAAGAGCGGGTTGCCCATGACGACGTCCACGTCACTGTCCAGAGGGAAAGGGATACTGAAGGCTACCGCCGAGAGAGGGCGACTGACatggagagacggagagagagagagagagagagagagagagagagagagagagagagagaaaggagatagagagagagagatgtggagagagaaagaggagagaagagagagacgtggatagagagagaagagaagaaaacaagagggagaaacaaaaagagagagaatgtgtagagaatcatggagagagagagagagagagagagagagagagagagagatggggatgtcaacaaaaaataaaagcagCAGTGAATAAGGGTGACTTGTATGCATTTAAAGGTGGTCAGGGGTTTGTATTTGTTCTCAAAATGGAGCCGGTTTTGAACTCAACCGCCAACCCAAAGCTTTTAGATAGTCTGTCTCTTTTCTTGCTATGCTATCTCTCTCCATGTAAAGGCAGTTAATTGTATAAGGTTTATGGTCTCCTAATGTCTCTTTGTAATTTGCTTTGCTTAAACGTGtcagctaaataaataaatgtgaatgcCGTATTAAGCCTGCTGAGGAAATCAGACTGTCAGCAACTTGGTCagcagtgtctgtgtctgactgtgtgtgtgtgtgtgtgtgtgtgtgtgtgtgtgtgtgtgtgtgcgttttcaaATGTTACAACAAAAGGAGCTAAATAAGTGATTCCACCTTTAACTGAGAAGCAAGCGTTTTAAAGGTGCAATTTTCAGGGGTTTTTTTTGTCAAGAAACCATAAAACACAATGCCCAATACAAATATTCTGCTGGATTCTATGCATGTTGTTCCTCCATCCCGGAGTTGAAATTATATTATCAATCATATTCTGCCTGACTCAAAATAATGCAGAGAACACACTGGAAGAGTGTGTAAAGTCATATTTCAACATAAGTCTTCATCAGTTTCCATCAGTTACAACTGAAGGCATTTTCATAGATAATCATAGATCATAGATATTGTATCTGTCCATATTAAAATCTGAAAACTGCACCTTTAACAGAAGTAAAGCCAGAATCAATGCAGGTGTATGACATATTTACCTGAGTTGCTTTTTTGTCCAGCCTTTCCCTTCTGCACAGACAAAACATAGTTGATTGATAAAATATGACATAACAGATTGTAATCTGATATATGACATGACATGGCGTAATGTAACATAACatacatagcatagcatagcataactTAACATATGTAATGTAACTTAACATATTTAATGTAACATAATGTAACATAGCAACATactataacataacataacataacataacataacataacataacataacataacgtAATATCAAAcaaatttgttacattatataGAGAAATTTCAGCTTTCTCACCTGATCAAAACTACATATCCCAGAAACCTTTGAGCTTTCTCACTTTATCAAAACTACATATCCCAGAAACCTTTCAGCTCTCACCTGATCCTCCTGCTGGGGACACTGGAGAGGTGATGGGCAGAAAGGGCTGCTTGAAGATGAATGACGGAGAGCCACTATAGCAGACAAATGGGAAACCTTTAAAAACTACAACTCAACAACAGGGACcaaaactgcaccaaattgatCAAACTCAAAAAAGGGGGGATTTTTTTGTGATACATGAATTTAATTCTCATGGGCCTAATTTAAATGCTAGGGGAAAGTGCAAAGTTAGTCAATGAGTCAAGTTCTCGTGCATGAACTAACGCCGCCATGTGGAGCGAGACAGCTTTTAGCTGACCCACCACTGTGTGTACTAAAGATCTTTCTCATGGTAgatagattttgcattttgcatcATTATTACGGTAAGCAAGCTTTAGTGAGACGCTAGACTTTGCAATCTCTCCAGCATTTAAATTAGGACCTTTATGTGTTCTGATACCTACACCATGTACACCATGTGCTCTATAGGGGACTCGTTTGTGCCTTATGTGTTCTGATACCTACACCATGTACACCATGTGATCTATGGGGGGACTTGTGTGTGCCTTATGTGTTCTGATACATACACCATGTACACCATGTGCTCTATAGGGGACTCATGTGTGTCTATGGGAGGTACACATATCTAAACAGTGGCGTATATTACCTGTTTGAGGTACAAGCAGCTAAACAGTGCCGTATATTACCTGTTTGAGGTACACGCATCTAAACAGTGGCGTATATTACCTGTTTGAGGTACACATATCTAAACAGTGGCGTATATTACCTGTTTGAGGTACACGCATCTAAACAGTGGCGTATATTACCTGTTACTGTTCCCATTCATTGGGCTTGTACAGCCATCTAGACCTGAGGCATCTGAGGGGACAACAAGATGTTGAAGTCATTCatatataaagtgtgtgtgtgtgtgtgtgtgtgtgtgtgtgtgtgtgtgtgtgtgtgtgtgtgtgtgtgtgtgtgtgtgtgtgtgtgtgtgtgtgtgtgtgtgtgtgtgtgagtatatatgACGAGTTTGGTTCAAAAacactatatctccattttaaaaaacattaataaatcatgttatttaattgtgtatttcaggtaatttCATAAAAATTGTTATTTCATATATTtcagagtatgtgtttgtgtctctttttccgtgtgtgtgtgtgggtgaatatATCATACCTGTGAGGTCCAAGGTCAGTAATGGTTGGACGATGTCTGGTTTCTGCACCTCAAACCATTTCAAAAGCTCAGCcatgaagcacatgatgttCAGCTGCCAACAAAAACATCATCACAACTCCACTTCACTGTGTCTGtaaagagtgtgtatgtgtgtgtgtgtgtgtgtgtgtgtgtgtgtgtgtggtatgtgtgtgtgtgtgtgtctatgtatgtgtgtgtgtgtgtgtgtgtgtgtgtgtgtgagtgagtgagtgagtgagtgagtgagtgagtgtgtgtgtgtgtgtgtgtgtggtgtgtgtgtggtgtgtgtgtgtgtgtgtgtgagtgagtgccttGTACCTTTAGTGTTGGTGGGGTGTAGAGTAGGTCCTCCAACACCAGGGGGCAGCATCCTTTCAGCCAGCGCTCACAGAAGTCCCTGATGAGCTGCAGGTTGTACAGACTGTCCGCCACCGACATGGTGTCCCTCAGGCACACgtctacacagacacagacaggggGGATGAGAACATGGGACAGAATTTTttgagtgtctgagtgtgtgtgtgtgtgtgtgtatgagtgtgtgtgtttgaacatgtttagtttatttttattttcgtATGTtgaagtatgtgtgtttgcgtgcgtgcgtgcgtgtgtgtctttgtgcatgtgtgtgtgtgtgtgtgtttgagtgtgtgtgtgaacatgtttagttgtgtatttgtgtttcgtatgttgaagtgtgtgtatgtgtatcttcgtgtgtgcgtgcgattgagtgtgtgtctcttcgtgtgtgtgtgtgtgtgtgtgtgtgtgtttgagtgtgcaaACCTTCCAGTCGGAGCAGCGTTGGACAGTAGAAGTGCAGCACGGCGGCGATTGCACAGCCATTAGACAGATCCTTCATCTCCGACACAAACGGAAACGTAGGAGTTTGTTTGGACTGCACCTTATCCTTCCTGTAGCGAatctgagagagtgagagagaaagacagagagatagagagacagagagacacagagag from Alosa sapidissima isolate fAloSap1 chromosome 9, fAloSap1.pri, whole genome shotgun sequence includes these protein-coding regions:
- the LOC121718039 gene encoding calmodulin-regulated spectrin-associated protein 3 isoform X1; translated protein: MVDTNATRKTSAVPEITPLDRYDFGRAKIHASVRWLLVKAYGSGEGVPADLREPLSHDATTTTTTKHKQPPQPQQQDQALKPAVARLLLSCELYRRAYASVQQGAPTAQGPKDHEGLLQALAKRGLEAAVSEGELACQPIKVGAHLAVIDAMMTLAAMETVGGVKMAKEVEQFGGGPTWENALLFWVNKLIQKLRESTDTEEVPKPQPTCTDLQPVQPSCPTRWYWKLVPHAIAFCLKESGNKPPVIRYRKDKVQSKQTPTFPFVSEMKDLSNGCAIAAVLHFYCPTLLRLEDVCLRDTMSVADSLYNLQLIRDFCERWLKGCCPLVLEDLLYTPPTLKLNIMCFMAELLKWFEVQKPDIVQPLLTLDLTDASGLDGCTSPMNGNSNSGSPSFIFKQPFLPITSPVSPAGGSEGKGWTKKQLSRPLSAVAFSIPFPLDSDVDVVMGNPLFRSVSTDSLTAVSTAMTHHHPYTPPEDLSHMIPPAQMGELPTIEEALHIIHAPNGGVAVRQRPEGAPAGFYLHSPGEDDPGSEEEAPGSGRGNGKMKGGSRLSCSAPSRSMLLRRPVVGVDSPSEGTAPPVVVTVTAASTTTGSHNNASPPVTPGKARTMTSFAERRRRQPESPMTPSEPAPTPDEREGTGTSSPRRPAPRGGGGGGGRGEDGGDEDSPSVSSPAGQAEAWELASRLEEKRRAIESQKRRIEAIFTRHRQRLGKTAFLQLKREQGEGEGGEKGGGGGGGGGEVDSMSLEERLSRMEEELQREEEKEKDEDKETAKEEKEKEREGGEKATEEEVGSGSGKAPSGAAAPKLEKQVTFSVETRKGQESGAAPLSQYDDAVTKLSSALQALQKDMQKLTEQQQKLMGGAKKTTPTKTTPFRKTPPPSKAWVIPASPKGSASASASASVPRLSRESTRDMSPSSPSRSAHNHQALPSAAPKSPQATATGSASAGRKTPKSPSSTVPKSPSSTVPKSPSSSVPKSPRRQRAPARPSDLRFPPLARVLTTPQSVDTLPHLRRVSPSKCQVQTSSSLRFGGPQTPTPQTPTHKGPSHALKPEESTSESGSSDEHVAMFSLELDVGPPPAPPATITAAQALATANANASANASAIAIANANANASAIATGAAFPRPPGSVAGGSSVGGGSSSGAPSECSFDSDLMISGGLTDGEVEVETEGEGGGEGGGEDSEQLLEEALSSLQGPLGGGEETDQELGPEIFSSDSMSDQTESDTKGGVGFFFREEGLSEEEMAQRKAALLERQQRRAEEMRRRRQEQERENSRASSADELRLSQSLPTSSFFAPPPVQRSQATPPSTPQRRGDFTREEYERRHQLKIMSDLDKVLRQKPSTSKQQKQQQQKQQQQQHKQQQHKHRANKSQDNNAVITKSPAKKKTDSSSAGAMTNGPLSAVKPPSRSNSPAGRTMSPCRPANQNGDKDWENGSGASSPASLPEYTGPKLYREPSFKSNKFIINNALSRCCLAGKVNQTQKDKIIEEIEKSSANHFLILFRDSHCQFRAVYTAGGGGGASGNSGVGAGAGSNSGGGGESSEELVRLCGVGPRVISCADVEAIYKYSSDRKQFSAIPSKTMSMSVDAFTIPAHLWHTKKQSTPKKVATPK